A portion of the Clostridium gelidum genome contains these proteins:
- the htpG gene encoding molecular chaperone HtpG: MIKENGNISIDTENIFPIIKKWLYSDKDIFIREVISNACDAISKFQRLASFGEATAQEDEQYKVIVSVNKEKKTLKFIDNGIGMTEEEVKKYITQVAFSGATDFVEKYKDKMDEGKDIIGHFGLGFYSTFMVSDKVQIDTLSYKDEVEPIKWICDEGGTEYEISISEERTTRGTTVTLYINDDSAEFLEEYKVREIIKKYCSFLPIEIYLEDENKPKEEPKYETKKKEDGTEYQELVEIEAPKSLNDTKPLWVKAPKDCTDEEYKDFYRKVFNDFNEPLFWIHLNVDYPFNLKGILYFPKLTHEFEATEGQVKLFNNQVFVADNIKEVIPEFLLLLKGTIDCPDLPLNVSRSFLQNDKEVSKISNHIIKKVADKLVDLFKNSREEFDKFWPDIQIFIKYGCLRDEKFYEKIKEIIIFKNLKGEFVTLKDYLEANKEKHENKVFYANDEKQQSQYIKMFKEYELDAVIFDCTIDDHFISFLEMHESGVKFNRIDSDISDTLGSKTDENDETQVAINKEIEDVFKNALGEKIAKLSVEGLKNEDTSALIIVSEESRRMAQMSKMYAKSGMNFPGMFDEEKTLVVNSKNAIIKKLVEVSKDDAKKDEVKFICEHILDLAKIANKELDANEMDEFIKRNNELLRKVILL; this comes from the coding sequence GTGATAAAAGAAAATGGTAATATTTCAATTGATACAGAGAATATATTTCCTATTATTAAGAAGTGGCTATACTCTGACAAAGACATATTTATAAGAGAAGTCATAAGTAATGCATGCGATGCAATTAGTAAATTTCAAAGGTTAGCTTCATTTGGAGAAGCTACTGCACAAGAAGATGAACAATATAAAGTTATAGTATCTGTAAATAAAGAAAAGAAAACTCTTAAATTTATAGATAATGGTATTGGAATGACTGAAGAAGAGGTTAAAAAATATATCACTCAAGTTGCTTTTTCAGGGGCAACAGATTTTGTAGAGAAATATAAAGATAAGATGGATGAAGGTAAGGATATAATAGGTCACTTTGGACTTGGTTTTTACTCAACATTCATGGTTTCTGATAAGGTTCAAATAGACACATTATCATATAAAGATGAAGTTGAACCAATAAAATGGATTTGTGATGAAGGTGGCACTGAATATGAAATATCTATTTCAGAAGAAAGGACTACAAGAGGCACAACTGTAACATTATATATTAATGATGATAGTGCAGAATTTTTGGAAGAATATAAGGTTAGAGAAATAATAAAGAAATATTGTTCATTCTTACCTATAGAAATATATTTAGAAGATGAAAATAAACCAAAAGAAGAGCCTAAATATGAAACAAAGAAAAAAGAAGATGGAACTGAATATCAAGAATTAGTAGAAATAGAAGCTCCAAAATCGTTAAATGATACAAAGCCTTTATGGGTTAAAGCTCCAAAAGATTGTACAGACGAAGAATATAAGGATTTTTATAGAAAAGTATTTAATGATTTTAATGAACCATTATTTTGGATTCATTTAAATGTGGATTATCCATTTAACTTAAAAGGGATATTATATTTTCCAAAATTAACACATGAATTTGAAGCAACTGAAGGACAAGTGAAATTATTTAATAATCAAGTATTTGTTGCAGATAATATCAAAGAAGTAATTCCAGAATTCTTACTATTATTAAAGGGTACTATAGATTGTCCAGATCTTCCTTTAAATGTATCAAGAAGTTTCCTTCAAAATGATAAGGAAGTTTCAAAGATTTCTAATCATATAATTAAGAAGGTTGCAGATAAATTAGTAGACTTATTTAAAAATAGTAGAGAAGAGTTTGATAAATTTTGGCCAGATATACAAATATTTATTAAGTATGGCTGTTTAAGAGATGAAAAATTCTATGAAAAGATTAAGGAAATAATAATCTTTAAAAATTTAAAAGGTGAATTTGTAACATTAAAAGATTATCTTGAAGCTAATAAAGAAAAGCATGAAAACAAAGTATTTTATGCTAATGATGAAAAACAACAATCTCAATATATCAAGATGTTTAAAGAATATGAGCTAGATGCTGTAATATTTGATTGTACAATAGATGATCATTTTATTTCATTCTTAGAAATGCATGAGTCAGGAGTTAAGTTTAATAGAATTGATTCTGATATTTCTGATACACTCGGAAGTAAAACAGATGAAAATGATGAAACTCAAGTAGCAATAAACAAAGAAATCGAAGATGTATTTAAAAATGCTTTAGGAGAAAAGATTGCTAAATTATCAGTTGAAGGATTAAAAAATGAAGATACTTCGGCTCTTATTATAGTTTCAGAAGAATCAAGAAGAATGGCTCAAATGAGTAAGATGTATGCAAAATCAGGAATGAACTTTCCAGGGATGTTTGATGAAGAAAAGACTTTAGTTGTAAATAGCAAAAATGCTATCATTAAAAAGCTTGTAGAAGTTTCTAAAGATGATGCTAAAAAAGATGAAGTTAAATTCATTTGTGAACATATTTTAGATTTAGCTAAGATTGCTAATAAAGAATTAGATGCAAATGAAATGGATGAATTTATAAAGAGAAATAATGAACTTTTAAGGAAAGTTATTTTACTATAG
- the scfA gene encoding six-cysteine ranthipeptide SCIFF, whose translation MKHIKTINKPNIKNSVCKPGCKECANSCQSACKTSCTVANLECEN comes from the coding sequence ATGAAACATATAAAAACTATTAATAAACCAAATATCAAAAATAGCGTATGCAAACCAGGATGTAAGGAATGTGCAAACTCATGTCAATCAGCTTGTAAGACATCTTGTACAGTTGCAAACTTAGAATGTGAAAACTAA
- a CDS encoding MerR family transcriptional regulator produces MEYTVQKLGCLAGVSTRTLRYYDEIGILKPARINSSGYRIYGQEEVNRLQQILFYRELGVNLESIKYIITSPTFDSATVLKEHREKLLAKRNQLDILIANVNQTIAESEGRIIMSDNEKFEGFKQKLIDDNEKKYGAEIRGKYGDNAIDSSNKKLKNMTKEQYDEYDKLEKSVIDTLMVAFETKDPASDLAQKAAELHRTWLSYSWNSYSKEAHAGLVQMYVDDERFTKYYDKEQPGLAIFLRDAVFIYTGMKK; encoded by the coding sequence ATGGAGTACACAGTGCAAAAACTAGGCTGCTTGGCTGGGGTTAGTACCAGAACTCTTAGATATTATGATGAAATAGGAATTCTTAAGCCGGCAAGAATTAATTCATCCGGTTATCGAATTTATGGTCAAGAAGAAGTAAATAGATTACAGCAAATATTATTTTACAGAGAATTAGGTGTGAATTTAGAAAGCATAAAATATATAATCACATCCCCGACCTTTGATAGTGCAACTGTACTGAAAGAACATCGTGAAAAGCTTCTTGCAAAACGAAATCAATTAGATATTTTAATAGCTAATGTTAATCAGACAATAGCTGAATCAGAAGGGAGAATTATAATGAGCGATAATGAAAAATTCGAGGGATTTAAACAAAAACTTATTGATGATAATGAAAAAAAATATGGTGCAGAGATACGCGGAAAATATGGCGATAATGCAATTGATTCGTCAAATAAAAAATTAAAAAACATGACTAAAGAGCAATATGATGAATATGATAAGCTAGAGAAAAGCGTAATTGATACACTTATGGTTGCATTTGAAACTAAAGATCCAGCAAGCGACCTTGCACAAAAAGCTGCTGAATTACATCGTACTTGGCTTAGTTATTCTTGGAATAGTTACTCAAAAGAGGCCCATGCAGGACTTGTACAAATGTATGTAGATGATGAAAGATTTACTAAATATTACGATAAAGAACAACCTGGTTTAGCCATCTTTTTAAGAGATGCAGTTTTCATTTATACAGGAATGAAAAAATAA